Genomic DNA from Gossypium hirsutum isolate 1008001.06 chromosome A01, Gossypium_hirsutum_v2.1, whole genome shotgun sequence:
GATAGGCGAAtagaaaaatcaaggaaaaaatatctaataataatGCTAGTTCTCGGTTTTTCTCTCCTCTTTTATTGTATCAATCCTTGAACCTTGTGGATACACATGCAAATGAAATCAATTACATGCCATTATGACAGAGACAGGCCATAATTCCTTAAAGTTATGTAGACTTGGAGCACAAAATATATAGGCATAAATAAAGTAACAATGAATTGGAGTTTCATAGTAACTCCGAGTAGAGGAAAAAGAATCAAGTTTTCAAGCATCAAGAATAAATGACCTCCCTCTTAGTTGTGTTCGATTAACCTCTTATAAatgcaaaatatgcaaaatcaaaACTCAACAAATCATACTAAGCAGAAAGAAAAACTGTACCTAATGCTTATCTCCATGACCGTGAGAATGATCATCATGGCCCTCCCAAGGGTGTCGCCAACCCTAAGAGCGACAAAGTCAGTCCGGGAATGAAAGCAAGTTACTTCAGATAAGGATTGATTATGAAGGCAACTGAAAAGAGGAACTTCTTACCAATACAACAGGACCATCTTGCTTAGCCCTGTACAAGACCCAAAACCTGAAACACCAGATTCAAGGAACTTCAAAAAATCCATCAGCATTGCAATCTAATCTTTATTAATGTTTGCAAGCAACCTGACTTATATCATCTATGAATCACAAGGATAATACAGTGACAATGTACACGGCCATCAGTATCCATGATCGTTAATGGAAAAGCTTGCAGATAATAATTCTAAAACATAAAACCTTCGAGCATCAACTAATTTGATCCAAATTCAAGCCTTCACTGCACATCTTTCAAACTAAACccccaatttttttataaattaaatttccaCTTTCAAGGCGTATCCATGAATTCTTTTTACAGATATGCTAATTGAAATTGCACCAAATTCCCAAATGTCTTGGCACAACAGAATCACTAGATAAACTAAATCCAATAAACGTCAGATTGGTAACAAATAAGGATACCGATTAAttcaaacaaaaaggaaaaataaaaattaccacATAACGGCACACAAGCCTTTGCCGGTGACAACATGCCATCGCTTTGGATGATGCAAAGTTAGACCTTTGTAAGTTGTACTCTCTCCATGGCCTCCTCCCATCTCTCCCTGCAACCAAACCCTAAACACCAGAAATGTTCCCAAGTGTTCGAAGGTGGATTAATCACTTGCCGGTTGCTTAGATTTAAACCGATCCTGAACCGTTGGATGCGAATTTGACCAACTGAAGGTGTGGTTCCCATATGTGCTGGTTTCTTTTCGTTGTACCAGGCCTTTTTCACGAAATCGGCTAAGCCCAAGCCATTGATCCATAAATCTGAGAGTTGATGTATTACAGGGATTAGATGGTTgtattattaaatgaatcaaattagtcctatattattaaaaagtatCAAATAGATTTAAcatttaatgtataaaaaatggtctttgaaaattatttttttcaattgtaatttaattctaaacagaatattttatttacaaaaccataaaacttttaaaaatattagctATGCTAAATAGTAAATGATACTTTTTTAAAATAGTATATGTTAAATCTATTCTAATTtagttttagttaattttttaatagtataaggactaaattaatttatttaattataaaaaatattaatttaatcagATTTTTATAATAGAGGACCTCCCCATTTCACTAAAGGAGAGGAAAACAAAATTCATTTCACCCCTTTCACTTGtagtttagtttatttaattcttaaaattgtagattgttttttaatatttatttattttaattttaatataatttgtatattttaaattattattaattagcacaaaatatagttttaattatttaatttagatttttattatattttaattttacttaccaaatatatactttttattttatatttcattaattaatatacatatatttttaatgattttaaattatttattatatataaacacAGTTTAATTTAAATATCTTTAATGGTTATTTTCTATTCTTGTCTCtattgttatgttttgaatttaaatacaGCTATTGCCCTTGGTAAATTTACCGAAGatgaaaatgatttatttgatattatGTATGACTGGTTATGTAGGGACCTTTTCGTTTTTGTAGGTTGATCCGCCCTATTGCTCTTTCCCTATTCCTATTTCGTTTTAGGGGGTTGGTTTATAGGTACAACCTTTATAACTTCATGGTATATTCATGGATTGACCAGCTCCTATTTGGAAGGTTGCAATTTTTTAACCGCCGCAGTTTCTACCCCTGCTAGTAGTTTAGCACATTCTTTGTTGTTACTATGGGGTCCTAAAGCACAAGGAGATTTTACTTTTTGGTGTCAATTAGGTGGTCCGTGGACATTTGTTGCTCTCCACAGTGCTTTCGAACTAATAGTATTTATGTTACATTAATTCGCACTTGCGTGATCTGTCCAATTGCAACCTTATAACGCAACTGCATTCTCTGGTCCAACTACATGCACAATATTTTGGAATCTACATCATGTTTTTGAAAACGTAAGAATTCAAAGTATCTTGGTCCTTTCTTATGAGTTGATCCCGAAggaaattaattagaaattttttggTAAAtcgttaatttatttaatatttaactatatttatttataagtttacTAGATTGAAATTTTATGATGTATAAAAATTTATAGACCCCATGTTACATTCAGTAAAAATTTATGATACAAGTATTGGGTGTACTCAACGTGTCTAAGCCTGCTCCACCGATGTGTTAGAAATGATTCCTTGCAATGGATGTAAAGCTAAGTAGATTGCTTCCACAGTCTAACTACTTAATTGATTAATTTCTTTACCACCACTATTTTCAATCTTAACAAAGTCATTTCATTGTCATATAAGTAgaaaatgtatgtattttgaatATTGataggttgtaacacccctcacctgtattcaataccggaatagggttacagagtattattgaacttataaaacaattaaaaattcatttagcatacattttcacaattcatgcattcatcattcaatctcaatcaatttgtccctactACGAGActtcgaggccctaaacatgTTTTGGGAGTGgattgggactaaaccaataacttaagaaactttcacgaaacttagaaaattttctcaaaacaggggacacacactcgtgtggtccgcctatgtgtctcacatggccaccagacacgccagTGTCACAAGCTgagtggacattcgaaatgggagcacatggtcgtgtcccagcccgttttcgaccccgtgtaactctctgacttgggtcacacggccaacacataCGCCCCTGTGGCCTAAAAATGaccatacatgcccgtgtgctaggccgtgccaaacttgtagggtataccgACTGAtgccacacggctaagtcacacgcccgtgtgtgaggccatgtggagcatactgaattGATGttaatttcaacactaggggacacacgccgtgtaacataaccatgtgtcatagacggccgagacacacgtccgtgtttctgcccgtgtggacaaaaaaataggctatttaccaagccaatttgccacccaaatttatGCATTCTTACATCAAACCAATTGGTACAAGACATAAATAAGCATTCAATCTACTTCAACCAAGCATCATTTATTCcatttcaatataaaaaattacacGACTCACCATACCacaatatacaattcaactacATATCAAAATTTACCCTTTTCATTCATCAATATGGTCATTTTCAAACATGTATCAAATTACCTAAACTCATAGAATACTAATTACAGATTCATCAACCATTTGATTTTCACTGTATCCATTTTCAACAAGCACCAAATACCATCATAACTAACATTTATAAGGCAATTACTAAACTCAAACAAAGGCTATTTGCACacttatatacatcatcaaattcaccattataagccaactcacatgactatatatttacataccaaacctaatatttacaagccaacacaaatggccaaaAGATATAtaccaaaaagaccaagtccctatacatgccatatacttaaaataccaaagttcataggtaccaagtgatagatggatagtgtgaagcggACTCTGACGAATCTccgaatccaagctagctttgaatttactataaaacacgggaaaaataaacaaagtaagctataaagcttagtaagctcttaTGAAATAAACTTGATATAATCATATCcacataattcaacaattgatTATAGATACATGAGttcacatcaactaacaaaccttttaattactcatttacaaaactatatactttctttaccatttcttcgattcaaagctAATATGGTTTATGCACATGCCTGTACCATCTTGTACCAATCTTATTCTCACCCACATCATttatttacctgttgaaccattcagaatagaagtcggatactcaagagTCTTACACAATAAGTACCTATATCATgacccgaagccaaatcaaggtaacttatatccaaagtactaatatcatggcccgaagccaaatcagtcgATATTCACGGCcggaagccaaatcggtataactcgcacccaaagtactaatatcatggcccgaagccaactcaatgtatcccctaatgacatgtcactagtatcctaaactattcctaaggttcaattgggatttcGAATGCCGAATTGCCATTAAGTCATGTCAAACTTATCTGAAGTCTCGTATtcaaaatttatacaatatcaagcatttaaaatacagttataatgaaatttatcacttacgaacttacctcgaacgtGAAAACGATgaaataagtcgattagtcgataactttagttttcccccgatctagatttgaattccgcttttcttgatctaaatatatttaaaattaacttatttaataatatctctattcaatttaatccaaaacacacatttaagcatgtttacacattttcccctaatgtttcactacttttacaatttactccttatttcataaaatcacaaattaatgaaattcaaaataaacccatgctagccgaattactattatgcctctagcagcccatatttttcatttatttcacattttaaccacaaagtttcagcatttctcaatttaatccctattttgcattttcactaaaaatcacttaacaaaacttgtatatttcacaacaaacattcataatctatcatcaaacatcaaaaaactcatgtattcatcaatgacatcatTCAAactctttaacaattttgcaaaatagccctgggctagctagacctagttgtaacgaactcaaaaacatagaaatcattaaaaacgaaataaaaatggacttacaattgagtaTCAAAGTAACCGAAAGTTTCAAGCCCTAAAATGGGTTTTCTTCATGCTTCATTCGGCCAACGAAGatgattataaaataattttttttgttttatttaattaaccttaattgataaattactaaattaactttaatgaTAAAACATTTATATCATCTATTTCATGTCCATTATGGACCACTTAATGGTCCATTTATCACTTAAGGACTTCCACATTTAATATTCATAGTCATTTAGTGCattaaaaaatagaattcaacttttacactttacgcgatttaatcatttttaccaaattaatcaatcaaacgataaaattccttaacgaaattttcatacaactaTAATATCATGccatagacattaaaatgataataaaataattattttaacctcagattttttgtcccaaaaccattattctgatttgactaaaaacgggttgttacaactctcccccttaaggattttcgtccctaaaaatcttaccagtgaataggttagggtattattttctcatagcttcctcgggctcccacgtagcctcttcgacacCGTGACATTGCCTCaagactttcactaaagctatgcgtttatttctcagctctttaatctctcgagccaaaattctgatCAGTTCTTCATTGTAtgtcatatcgggttgaatttcgATCTCtgacggagaaatcacatgtaatggatcagatctatattgGCACAACAtcaatacatgaaacacgttatggattttctctaactcagtcagtaaagctagccgatatgccactggtcctattctttcaatgatctcatatggtcTGGTGAAgcgtggactcaatttgcctttgtaACCAAATCatagtattttcttccacggagacattttcaaaatactttatcaccgatttgaaattcaatgtctttccgtttcaaatctgtgtacgatttctatcgatctaaagctactttcaaactgtcgcagattactttcactttttcttctgtttctcagatcaaatcaacctcgtgaatcttttTCTTACTCAACCCTGTCAAATACAATGGAGTTCAGCATTTGCGActatacaaagcttcatatggtgccattttaatactttaTTGAAAGCTGTTGTTATACACGAATTCAACCAACAACAAATATATCTCTCagttgccttcgaactctaaaacacaacagcgaagcatatctttgagaatttgaattactctcttGGACTGACTGTTAGTTTatggatgaaacgcagtactaaagttTAACttcgtacccagagcttcttgcaatttcttccaaaatcacaatgtaaatctcagatctctatccgaaataatcaaaattggtaccccgtgcaatctaacaatctcagcaatGTACAATTTAGCTAATCTATCGAATGAATAGTCTATACGTACTAGTATAAAATGCgtcgatttcgtcaatctatcaactataacccaaacaacatctttcttttttagagtcaggggtaaccccgatacgaaatccatcgtaactttaTTCCATTTCCACTTAGATATCATTACTGGTTGTAGTAGTcccaaaggcacttgatgtttggctttcacttgttgatagattaaacatctcgacacaaactctgaaatatctcgtttcatgcccgactACCAATAtaactatttcaaatcattgtacatcttagtacttccAGGATAAACGGATAAAAAACTACTATATGCCtcgtgtaaaattttctgaatcaactctggatttttcAATACACAGATTCTACCTCGGAACATCAGACAATCATCGGCTCCAATTTGGTACTCTAAATCACTAGTTGACTCGCATTGcattcttttagcttgcaatttaCTATCACATTTCTAaccttcacaaatttgctgaagaaatactggtttagcctttaactcagctaaaatcgaaACATCATCAGATAACGTTAACTGAGTATTTATTgttctcaaagcaaacaacgattttctactcaaagaaTCAACGACTATATTaacttttcccggatgataattaattactaattcatagtcttttagtagcTCAAGCCATTTCCGTTGTcgcaaatttaaatatttttgagttataatatactttaaacttttatgatcagtgaagatgTGCCATTTTTCACTGTACAAATGATGACACAAAATTTTTAATGTGAAAAaaatagcagccaactctaaatcgtgcgtcgggtaattctttttatacggtttcaactgtctcgagacataagctatcacttttccctcttgcatcaacacacaacctaactCGTTTAATGACttgtcactataaatcacaaactctttacccgactcaggttgaaccaaaactggtgctttGGTTAGCAATGCTTTCAATTGTTCAAAACTCTTTTGTCATTTTTTagaccactcaaattttacatcttttagtAGTAACCTGGTCATCGGTGTAAcaatcattgagaacccttttacaaaacatCAATAGTAACCAGCTAACCCCAAAAAGCTTctgacttcggatacatttctcggtggtttccaatcaacaactgctgaaatcttactcgaatcaactTATATACCTTCTGCGGAAACAATGTGCCCCAAAAAATTTGACTTCtctgagccaaaactcacatttgctgaatttagcaaataGTTAATTGTCTCTTAAagtttgcaacacaatcctcaaatgcttggcatgctcaGACTTATCTcaagaatagatcagaatgtcgccaatgaatacaacaacaaatctatctaaatacgatttaaagatcctattcatcaaatccataaagactgcaggagtattagttaatccaaaaggcataacaaggaattcataatgtccatacctcattctaaatgcagttttcgacacatctaagtctttaactctcaactaataataacccaatctcaaatcaatcttcgaaaacactattGCCTCTTTTAACTagtcaaaaaaatcatcaattctcggcaaatgatacttgttctttatcttaaccttattgagctatcgatagtcaatacacattctcattgatccGTCTTTTTTCTTTATGAACAATACTGGCGCACCTAAGGTaaaaaactaggtcgtgcaaaacctctatctgttaactcttgcaactgagatttcaactctttcaattctatcAGAACCATTTTGTACTGAGCTATGGATATCGGTGAAGTTCCTAGTACTAACTcgatagcaaactcaacctctctgatcggtggtaatCTAGGAAaatcttctggaaacacatccagaaACTTACAAACTATcgacactgattcaatcttcgattcagacactCTTGTATCCAGtatataagcaagataagcttcacaaccttttctcacatatctctaaGCTGACACAGACAAAATCACAGCAGGCAATCCATTCGATTCATCTTATTCAATTCGAAGAATTTCactgttctgacatttcaattcaatgattttctgtttacaattcacaatgacatcatgcagagtcaaccaatccattcccagaatcacATTAAACTCATCAAACAGAAAAAGCATCAATTCAACCGGAAATTtaatcaactagaacatacttgcttAAGGGATTCGATattttaatcacaaatttagtagactcaacaggcaaactcttactaaacactaaattcatacaaatatacaaatgagtcaatctaggatcaatcaatgcagtcaCATTAGTgttataaagagaaaatgtatcgATGATAACATCAGATGATGACGCTTCTTTGCGAGCGCGAATAACGTAAGCTCTAGTTGCTACTCTAGTATCGGATCTCACAGCTGAATCTCTAGTCACATCTTTTCCACTAGACACATTCCCCATATTTCTCGGGGGCCTCCATCTCGCAGTCGTACTGCTCGGTCTTATATTCTGAAATTTATCTCTCTTAGATAACTCTGGGCAATCTTGAATAAAATGATCTGGCGATCCACGTATGAAACaagctttattacttttattccagcattctccaaaatgtcgtctcccacaatgttgacactcaggtttatTGTTTCTTATACTGCCAACGCTTGAGATGGAAGttgcttgagctttaggactcacatattgtaacagcctggttttagctaaatcagaatagtggttttgagaccatatatacgaggtcaaaaaattattttaatattatttttggtgtttatagaatgtgattatatatgtgtgaaaatttcgtgagctaattttatcgtttaataactcaatttgagaaaaatgactaaatcgcgtaaaatgcaaaagtgatattctatatgttaaatgtgtttaattgctatggttgattaaatgtgaggttcttatgttgatattagactatttatagtgtaattttacataaatggtcattaattgaatgttttaaatggtttttaaTTACAACTAATttggtaatttggttattaacgttaatattaataaaacaaataaaaaataaaccttattATCATCTTCCACCACTAATTAATGAAGAATGAGAAGCTATTTTTGGTGTTTTAGGTTTTGGCTAGCATAtaacttgattaaggtatgttttgagctcggtttttgacgatt
This window encodes:
- the LOC107916634 gene encoding NADH dehydrogenase [ubiquinone] 1 beta subcomplex subunit 2, producing MGGGHGESTTYKGLTLHHPKRWHVVTGKGLCAVMWFWVLYRAKQDGPVVLGWRHPWEGHDDHSHGHGDKH